One segment of Ahaetulla prasina isolate Xishuangbanna chromosome 9, ASM2864084v1, whole genome shotgun sequence DNA contains the following:
- the KCNJ1 gene encoding ATP-sensitive inward rectifier potassium channel 1: MFKYFQKHFALHWAECKRRRSRLVSKDGRCNIEFGNVKEESRFVFLIDIWTTILDLRWRYKMTIFISAFLGSWFLFGLLWYIVAYIHQDLPEFSPSINHTPCVDNINGLTSAFLFSLETQVTIGYGFRCVTEQCATAIFLLIFQSILGVIINSFMCGAILAKISRPKKRAKTITFSKNAVISKRGGKLCLLIRVANLRKSLLIGSHIYGKLLKTTITPEGETIILDQVNIHFMVDAGNENLFFICPLTIYHVIDRHSPFFHMSADTLLQHDFELVVFLDGTVESTSATCQVRTSYIAEEVLWGYRFAPIVSKTKEGKYRVDFHNFSKTVEVETPHCAFCLYNEKDAKAKAKMGFDNPAFVFQEVSESSETKM; this comes from the coding sequence ATGTTTAAATACTTCCAGAAACATTTCGCACTGCACTGGGCCGAATGCAAGAGACGGAGGTCACGTCTGGTGTCAAAAGATGGAAGGTGTAACATAGAATTTGGGAATGTCAAAGAAGAGTCGCGATTTGTTTTCTTGATTGACATCTGGACCACCATCCTGGATCTCAGGTGGAGGTATAAGATGACCATATTTATTTCAGCTTTCTTGGGAAGCTGGTTCCTTTTTGGTCTTCTTTGGTATATAGTGGCCTACATCCATCAAGATCTGCCAGAGTTCAGCCCTTCTATAAATCACACACCATGTGTAGATAACATCAATGGCTTGACCTcagcttttcttttctccctggAGACCCAGGTCACTATCGGCTATGGGTTCAGGTGTGTTACGGAACAGTGTGCCACCGCcatttttcttctcatctttcaATCTATCCTAGGAGTTATCATCAACTCCTTCATGTGTGGGGCCATTCTGGCCAAAATCTCCAGACCCAAAAAGAGAGCGAAAACCATCACCTTTAGCAAAAACGCTGTGATTAGTAAACGAGGTGGAAAACTCTGTCTTCTCATCCGGGTGGCCAACCTCAGGAAAAGCCTGCTGATTGGAAGTCATATCTACGGCAAACTCTTGAAAACCACCATCACACCTGAAGGAGAGACAATCATCTTGGATCAAGTCAACATCCATTTTATGGTTGACGCGGGCAATGAGAACCTCTTCTTCATCTGCCCCTTGACGATTTACCATGTCATCGACAGGCACAGCCCCTTCTTTCACATGTCAGCCGATACCCTCCTTCAACATGACTTTGAGCTGGTGGTGTTTCTGGATGGCACCGTAGAATCCACCAGCGCGACTTGCCAAGTACGGACATCTTACATTGCTGAAGAGGTCCTGTGGGGTTATCGCTTTGCCCCCATTGTTTCGAAGACCAAAGAAGGGAAATACAGGGTGGACTTCCACAACTTCAGCAAAACTGTGGAAGTGGAAACTCCACATTGTGCGTTTTGCCTCTACAACGAGAAGGACGCGAAAGCCAAGGCAAAGATGGGATTTGACAACCCTGCCTTTGTGTTCCAGGAAGTTAGTGAATCCAGTGAGACAAAGATGTGA